AAGCGCCACCCGACGATCGAGGACGACGTGACGATCTACCCCAACGCGACGATCCTCGGCGGAAGCACGGTGATCGGCGAGGGCTCGGTGATCGGCGGAAACGTCTGGCTACACCAGTCCGTGCCGCCGTACTCGCGCGTGCAGATCACGCCGCCGCAGCTGCAGGTGAAGCACAAGGACTCGGAGTCCGGCTCGGTCGATCCGGCCTACGACATCTAGCTCCGAAGCTCGAGCTCCACCGGGCAGTGATCCGAGCCGCGCACCTGGGTCTGGTGGCGCACGCGCGCGACGCGCTCCATGAGCTCGGGATTCGCGACGAAGTAGTCGAGCCGCCAGCCGATGTTCCGCTCGCGCACGCCGGGGCGCTGGCTCCACCAGGTGTAGTGGCCCGGCTCGGCGCAGAGCGCGCGGAACGTGTCGACCCAGCCGTGCGGGCCGATCAGGCGGTCCATCCAGGCGCGCTCCTCGGGCAGGAAGCCGGCGTTCTTCGCGTTCGACTTCGGATTGGCCAGGTCGATCTCGCGGTGCGACACGTTGTAGTCGCCGCAGAGCAGCACGTTCCGTCCCGAGCGGCGGTAGCCGTTCACGAGCCGCAGCATCGCGGCGCAGAAGCGCAGCTTGTAGTCGAGCCGCGCGTGATCGCGCTGGCTGTTCGGGAAGTAGGCGTTGATCAACACGAAGTCGCGGAACTCGGTGCGCAGCACGCGGCCCTCCCGGTCGAACTCGGGCGCGCCGATCCCGACGACCACGTCGAGCGGCTCCCTGCGGGTGAAGGTCGCCACGCCGCTGTAGCCCGGCTTCTCGGCAGGGTGGAAGAAGGCGTGGTAGCCGCGCGGGCTGCGCAGCGCGTCCGCGAGCTGCTCGGGGCGCGCCTTGATCTCCTGCACGCAGACCGCGAACGCGCGCTGCTCGGCGAACCAGTCCAGAAAGCCGCCGCGCTCCGCCGCGCGCAGCCCGTTCACGTTCCAGGACAGAAGCCGCACGAAGGCCCTGCTAGCGCGACCGCAGGGCCGCGACGCTCGAGCTCGTCGAGACTCCGTACGGAACCAGCAGCGTGAGACAGATCTGAAGCACGTGCTCGCAGTCGAGCTCGCCGCGGATCAGCGCGCGGCCGTGGTTGATCGCGATCAGGATCGTCCCCACCACGACCGTGGTGCGAAGCGCGCGTCGCACGACTTTGGGATCCCGGGCGAGGCGCAGCCATTCCGACACGGCCGCAGAATAGCTCAGCGCAGCGATGCCACCGCCGCGAGCTTCCGGTCGATGATCGGGCGCAAGCTCGCGGCGCGCGCGGCCTTCACACCCTCGTAGCCGCGAATCCCCGCGGCGAGCTTCACGATCTCGAGCGCTTCGGCTCGGTTCTCGGCGCTCAGCCGTGCGCCGAGCTCGTCGAGCACGCCTTCGAGCCAGCCGGCGAGCTCGCGCTCCAGCCTGCGCGCGCGCGTCCAGCCGAACGGATCGAGCGCCGTCCCGCGCAGTCCGCGCGCGCGGATCAGCGCCGCGAAGAGCGGCTCGATCCACGGCCCGAACGCGAGCTTCCTCGTGAGCCCGAGACTGCGCAGCAGCGGCGGCTGCAGGTGGTAGCGGATGCGCGGCTCGCGCGCGGAGTGGCGGCGGAGCCAGCGTCGGTGCGGACCGCGAAGCAAGAGCCGCGCGACCTCGTACTCGTCCTTGTAGGCGAGGAAGCGGTAGAGCTCGATCGCCGCGGCCTCGGTGAGCGCAGGGCCGTCCGGATCGAGCGAAGCCTCGATCTCTGCCAGCCGCGCGATCCGCGCGCAGAAGCGCGCGGCGAGCCGCGTGCTCTGATAGTCGACCAGATCCAGCGCCAGCGCCGCGATCCGGTTCGTGACGCGATCGCAGTCCTTGGCGTGCTCGAAGCGGTTCAGCGCCTCGTGCAGATCGCTCCAGCTTCGCCCGAGCGCGCTAGATGCGGCCGCGATCCTCGTGCCGTCGCCGATCGCGGGCGGAGTCGCGTCGTCGAGAAGCTTCGCCGCGAGCGCCGCGTCGCAGGCCACCGCGCGGCCCAGCTCGAGCGCGCGCAGGTTCGCCGCGACGGCCACGCCGTTCTCGCGAATCGCGCGCTCGAGCGCAGCGCGCGACACCGGCACCAGACCGCGCTGCCAGGCGAAGCCGAGCAGCAGCAGGTTCGCGGCCAGCGCCTGCCCGAGCGCGGCTTCGGCGAGAAGCTCGGCCGGCACCCGCTCCAGCGTTCGCGTCGCGGCGCGGAGCGGCCCGGAGAGCTCGCTCGAGGACGGCGGCTCGAAGCCGGGCGTGCTGACGTCCGCGCCGGTCGGAACGTAGAGATCGTGGACCAGCGCGCGAGTTCGCGCCGGGTCGAGCGCGCGCAGCGATTCGCGGTCGGAAGCGCCGAGCGGGTCGAAGGCGAGCAGCACGTCCGCGCGCCCCGGCTCGATTCGCGGGCTGCCGGAGAGCGGCGCGCGCGAGAGCACGCAGTGCGAGACCACCTTTCCGCCGCGCTGCGCGAGCCCGGTCTGGTCGAGGTGCATCGCGTACAGCCCGTCGTGCTCGGCGGCGCGCACGAGCAGCGCGTCGATCGTGACCACGCCGGTGCTTCCGATCCCGACGAGCTGCAGCTCGAAGCGATTCCCGTCCCACTCCGTGGGCGGAGGGTCGGGAAGCTCCGCGCTCGTGAGCGACTCGAATCGGACCGGCTCCGCGACCGGCGCTTCGACGCCGAGGAACGCCGGGCAGTCGCCGTCGAGGCAGGAGCGGTCGTCGCTGCAGGAGCTGGCGTGGATTCGCGTCTTGCGGCCGAGCGCGGTCGCCACGGGCCGGAGCGAGACGCAGGCCGACTTCAGGCCGCAGTCGCCGCAGCCCTCGCAGACGTCCTCGTCGATCACGATCCGCTCGCGCGAGCGCGCGAGCACGCCGCGGCGCTCCAGCCGCTGCTTCTGGTTCGCGCACGGCTCGTCCCAGATCATCACGCTCGTGCCCGGCTGCTCGCGCAGCTCGCGCATCGCGGCGTCCCAGCCGCCGCGCTCGACGACGCGGACACGCGGCTCGTACCCGGCGAGCGCGACGAGCTCGGCGTCGTTGCTCATCGCCACGATCCGGCGCACGCCGTCGGAGAGCAGGTCGCGCGCCAGCGCCGCGAGCGGCTTCGCGCCGACCGCGTCCTGGCCGCCGGTCATCGCGACGACGCCGTTCCAGAGCAGCTTATAGGTGATCGACACGCCGGCCTCGACGCAGGCGCGCACCGCGAGCCGGCCGGAGTGGAAGTAGGTGCCGTCGCCGAGGTTCTGGAACAGGTGTCTCGACTCGGTGTAGGGCGAGAGCCCGATCCAGTGCGAGCCCTCGGCGCCCATCGCGCCGACCAGCTTCACCTCGCGCTCGGGCATCAACAGCGCCATCGTGTGGCAGCCGATCCCGCCGCCCGCGAGCGACCCCTCGGGAAGCCGCGTGGACGC
This region of Deltaproteobacteria bacterium genomic DNA includes:
- the xth gene encoding exodeoxyribonuclease III, coding for MRLLSWNVNGLRAAERGGFLDWFAEQRAFAVCVQEIKARPEQLADALRSPRGYHAFFHPAEKPGYSGVATFTRREPLDVVVGIGAPEFDREGRVLRTEFRDFVLINAYFPNSQRDHARLDYKLRFCAAMLRLVNGYRRSGRNVLLCGDYNVSHREIDLANPKSNAKNAGFLPEERAWMDRLIGPHGWVDTFRALCAEPGHYTWWSQRPGVRERNIGWRLDYFVANPELMERVARVRHQTQVRGSDHCPVELELRS
- a CDS encoding phosphoenolpyruvate protein kinase translates to MSEWLRLARDPKVVRRALRTTVVVGTILIAINHGRALIRGELDCEHVLQICLTLLVPYGVSTSSSVAALRSR
- a CDS encoding indolepyruvate ferredoxin oxidoreductase family protein, whose product is PPRHARDRVGLLAAGSLYRELESALALLGLDEPERARLGLRLQKIDLVWPLEAERVREFASGLEAIAVVDSRRGGLEEQVRAALYDGPTRARVLGSRDERGAPWLARRHEISGGTLAQDLAPWLASRLGEPALAARIAPLEAALLRAESGAEPSRAPHFCSGCPHAASTRLPEGSLAGGGIGCHTMALLMPEREVKLVGAMGAEGSHWIGLSPYTESRHLFQNLGDGTYFHSGRLAVRACVEAGVSITYKLLWNGVVAMTGGQDAVGAKPLAALARDLLSDGVRRIVAMSNDAELVALAGYEPRVRVVERGGWDAAMRELREQPGTSVMIWDEPCANQKQRLERRGVLARSRERIVIDEDVCEGCGDCGLKSACVSLRPVATALGRKTRIHASSCSDDRSCLDGDCPAFLGVEAPVAEPVRFESLTSAELPDPPPTEWDGNRFELQLVGIGSTGVVTIDALLVRAAEHDGLYAMHLDQTGLAQRGGKVVSHCVLSRAPLSGSPRIEPGRADVLLAFDPLGASDRESLRALDPARTRALVHDLYVPTGADVSTPGFEPPSSSELSGPLRAATRTLERVPAELLAEAALGQALAANLLLLGFAWQRGLVPVSRAALERAIRENGVAVAANLRALELGRAVACDAALAAKLLDDATPPAIGDGTRIAAASSALGRSWSDLHEALNRFEHAKDCDRVTNRIAALALDLVDYQSTRLAARFCARIARLAEIEASLDPDGPALTEAAAIELYRFLAYKDEYEVARLLLRGPHRRWLRRHSAREPRIRYHLQPPLLRSLGLTRKLAFGPWIEPLFAALIRARGLRGTALDPFGWTRARRLERELAGWLEGVLDELGARLSAENRAEALEIVKLAAGIRGYEGVKAARAASLRPIIDRKLAAVASLR